From the Catalinimonas alkaloidigena genome, the window GGCTGTCGTCAGCAACCTGAAGCTGCGCACGGGCTACGGCATCACGGGCAACCAGGAAATTCCCAACAACCTTTACCGGCAGCAACTGTCGATCAGCGGCTCGGCGGTGTACGTGCTGGGCGGGCAGGCCATCCCCAGTGTGTTGCCGACCAACTTTGCCAACCCGAACCTGCGCTGGGAATCGACCAGCCAGCTGAACGTCGGGATCGACCTCGGATTCTTGAACGAGCGGTTCTCGGCCACGATCGATTACTACCGCAAGCACACCTCCGACCTGCTGCTGGCCTTCTCGACCATTGCGCCGTCGGTCGTCGAAACGCAGTGGGCAAACGTAGGAGAGGTGCAGAACCAGGGCATCGAAGTGGCGCTGAACGCAACCCTGGTCCAGAGCAAAGATTTTACGTGGAGTGCCAACGTCAATTTCTCGCGCAACCGCAACGAGGTGCTCTCGCTCTCGAACGACGAGTTTACCCGGACGGAAATTCGGAATGCACCGGTTTCCGGGGTGGTTAGTAACGGGGCGCGTACGCAGATCATCAGACCGGGACTGCCGCTGGGCACGTTCTACGGTCGGCAGTTTACGGGCTTCGACGAAAGCGGCATGGAAACCTACCTCGATGCCGACGGCGACGGGCAAGCCGACGAAGTGGTGATCGGCAGCGCTCAGCCCGATTTTATCTACGGCATTTCCAGTTCGGCCCGGTGGAAGAACTTCGACGCTTCGATCACCTTCCGGGGAGTGGTGGGGAACGACATCCTCAACAACACCGCTGCCGAATTCGGCTACACCAACGGGGCGCCCGGCATCAACATCCTGCGTTCGGCGCTCGACAGCCCGGTCAGCCGGGATCAGATTCCGCAGTTCTCGTCCCGGTGGCTGGAAGACGGCAGCTACCTGCGGCTGGATAACCTCAACATCGGCTACACCCTCAACACCACCAGCATTCCCTTCCTCAAGAACGCGCGCTTTTACGTAACGGGGCAGAACCTGTTCGTCATCACCGGTTACACCGGCTACGATCCGGAAGTGCGGGCCAACACCAACCAGGGCGGAGCTGCGCCGATGGGCATCGACTACCTGGCTTACCCGCGTCCCAGAACGTTCCAGTTGGGCGGAAGCTTCTCGTTTTAGGGAATGGTTTTACACATCAAGATTTCAAACACCATGAATACGATAAAGTCACTCATTCGCCACAAACTGGCCGTAGCGTCCGTGGCACTTTTCCTGATTGCGCCGGGGTGTGGGCTGGAGGAAGACGTCTACTCCATCTACACGCCCGAAACCTTTTATTCAGACCAGGCGGCGGTGCTCTCGTCCCTGTCCGGGGTCTACCGGAACTTCGCCGGCATTATGGGCATGGGCGTCGAGTACCGGGTGCTGGAACTTCCGGCCGACCAGGTTGTGGTTCACGGCAAAATTCAGGGCTGGTGGGCCAACAACGACTTCGAGCAGTTGATGGAACACAAGTGGGGGCCTGACCACAACTACCTCAACGGGGCGTGGAATACCTTCTTTGCCACAGTAGGGCAGGCCAACGCGCTGATCGCTTCGCTGGAAGCCTCGGCCCTGGACCCGGACGAAATCGACGGCCCAATTGCCGAACTGCGCGCCCTGCGGGCATACGCCTATTTCTTTCTGATGGATTTGTTCGGCAGCGTGCCGGTGTTCACCGAGCCGCGCGTCGATCCCAACAATTTGCCGCAGCAGAACAGCCGCCGCGAAGTGTTCGAATTTGTATTGAGCGAACTCAAACTGGCGGCCGAGGTGTTGCCGTCCGAAGCGGTGGTGGGAGAAGAGTACTACGGACGCTTGACCCAGGAGGCGGCCTACGCGCTGATCGCCACCACCTACCTGAACGGCGAGGTATACGCAGGCGAAGCATTTTACGAAGAGACCATCGAGTATGCCGACAAAGTGATCAACTCCGGGGCGTACACGCTGCTGCCCGATTTCTTCGAAAACTTCACGTCCAATAACGAGATGAACGCCGAATTCATTTTCGGTGGGGTGTATACCCCGAACATTCCGGGCGGCATTGGGCACGCATTGGTGCAGAAAGTGCTGCCGGGCATTCAGGGGGGGCTGTTCGGTCTGCCCTATACGCCACAGAACGGCTTCGGGACGCGACCTTCTGTGCTGGCTTTGTACGAGGAAGACGACGTCCGCAGGGACGTGATTCTGGAATACGGTCCGTTGACAGACCCCCGGAACGGCGATACGGTGCTGGTGGAACGCGTGGTGCCGGACAACAACTCCAACCTTTACGATCCGAATCGCTCTACCGAAGGGCCGGTAACGTACGACATCATTCCCGCGACAGGCATTCGGAACCAGCCGATGAATGCGGGTCTGAAGTGGATCAAGTGGGGCATCGACCCGAATACCAACGGGGGCAACGCGGGCAACGACCTGGCCTTTATCCGCTACGCCGATGTACTGTTAATGAAAGCCGAAGCCCTGGCCCGGACTGGCAATACGTCGGCGGCGTTGGAACTGGTGAACCAGGTACGAACCCGGAGCAACGCTTCCGAACTTACTTCCCTGACGCTGGAAGATATTTATGAGGAGCGCGGCCGCGAACTGGCGTTCGAGATGACAAGAAGGCGGGACATGATTCGCTTCGGGACGTTCACCGACGCCTGGGAATTCAAAGAAGCGTCTGAGGCGTACAGAACGCTCTATCCGATTCCGTCGCGTGCCATCGACGCCAACCCCAGCCTGAAGCAAAATCCTGGCTATTAATTTACAGGTGCGCTTTCCCTTCGAGGAACGGATTCG encodes:
- a CDS encoding RagB/SusD family nutrient uptake outer membrane protein, with the translated sequence MNTIKSLIRHKLAVASVALFLIAPGCGLEEDVYSIYTPETFYSDQAAVLSSLSGVYRNFAGIMGMGVEYRVLELPADQVVVHGKIQGWWANNDFEQLMEHKWGPDHNYLNGAWNTFFATVGQANALIASLEASALDPDEIDGPIAELRALRAYAYFFLMDLFGSVPVFTEPRVDPNNLPQQNSRREVFEFVLSELKLAAEVLPSEAVVGEEYYGRLTQEAAYALIATTYLNGEVYAGEAFYEETIEYADKVINSGAYTLLPDFFENFTSNNEMNAEFIFGGVYTPNIPGGIGHALVQKVLPGIQGGLFGLPYTPQNGFGTRPSVLALYEEDDVRRDVILEYGPLTDPRNGDTVLVERVVPDNNSNLYDPNRSTEGPVTYDIIPATGIRNQPMNAGLKWIKWGIDPNTNGGNAGNDLAFIRYADVLLMKAEALARTGNTSAALELVNQVRTRSNASELTSLTLEDIYEERGRELAFEMTRRRDMIRFGTFTDAWEFKEASEAYRTLYPIPSRAIDANPSLKQNPGY